The Leucoraja erinacea ecotype New England chromosome 12, Leri_hhj_1, whole genome shotgun sequence genome segment tttttccctgatGCAAGCCCAcccagctttttaggttgccaaataacagtttaggtggtcattcaagacggcttgcatgaggtgcgataatgtgctcggacgaagtgcgtagttaccagtcggcattatggtcaatgaagcattcacatattatttttgcttcaaatcaagtcacaaactaaacttattcaccaatcaagacatgatatataccacaatgacatgcagcaaaattataatacagtatctcatctctttttacacgttgcaatgaatgcaatttctattatttctttccacttccaaacaaaaatgtggttggattatccagcatatgatcaacctcggtgagaccaagtgcaggcttggcaatcacttcgcacaacacctccactcagttcgcaaaaaccaacctgatctcctggtggctcagcacttcaactccccctcccattccgaatccgacctttctgtcctgggcctcctccatggccagagtgaggcccaccgcaaattggagaaacagcacctgatatttcgcttCGGTAGTTTATACTCCAGCGGAATGAACAATGGCTTATCTAATTTCAggcagcccttgctttctccctccatcccattctcagctctcccacagccttctgtctctgcctcttcctttctcccccccctcccctcccctccggacatcagtctgaagaagtgtctcgcctagtccttcgctccatagatgctgcctcacacgctaaaagagtgaggcccaccgtaaattggggaagcagcacctcatatttcgcttgggcagtttacaccccagcaaggCGGCCAGCGGATATGGGGCGGGCGGGGAGTGGAGACGTGGTGGCCCGGACACGGAAAGTGTCagttagagagatagagagggggggcccCCGCTCAGTgttgaacgataggtgtcccgggtgcttgccaagccgggcaaaatggcatgctttttaggttgccggtgggactttaggtcgccattggcacccgggcaaccgttaatttcgagccctggtatacaagcccagccgctccattctctcagcatatgacagtcccgccatcccgggaattaaccttgggaAAGAAGTGGACATGCATTGATGAAATTGCTCTGATCAAACTCCTTTATCAAATTTTACTTCTAAAGGcacaaaacattaaaagcacgtTCATACCAAGTCATGACATTGAAATAGTTGTAAAGCAAAGAAAAACGTACCTGGAAAAAACCAATTCCAAAAGCAATACCAGCGATTATTCCAACATTAGTTTCCATGAGGTTAACAAACAATTGGATGCATCCCTggcatgaattaaaaaaaaaataataataaattgtggTAAAGAGTGGCAAATTAGGTAGTGTCCCAGCAGAAGCTACTTTTAATAGAAAATCAGTTCATAAAAGGTAAAATGCCAGCTTCAAGCATGTAAATACTACATCCTATTTTATTATATTTCAAAGGAATGAGCAAGATAAGTGCTCCCAATTCCTTACTAGTGATAAAAATAAGTGTCTAATAAAACAAATTTTACATACTCATGTGAATCACCTCATGTGGAAGGAGAATTTAAGCAgtttatggtggtgggtgttcAGACAGAGAAGGATGGAAAAGGCATGATTAAGGGGCtggcccacttgggcgacctaattgtcgagtttaaaagagtttgaacaaatgacatgttgaagaccagcttcgactaacttcgggaaaattggacaccgaatagtggagtgaagacgacctccttcgactatgatgaagactatctacgactaccttcgactaccctcgattacctacaactaacatgccgacctactacgactaatcctacgagtaaaaaaagtatcgatgttttccatggcgaccttttttttttactcgcgggcattttttttaacatattgaacgccgcaacctagctgagggctcgcgtatgcggagaccactctcaagcatgaaggagagttacgaagacctcctgcgacgttgtgtcgaccatgctgcggggtggaagattgcaaccttcacgtggtccgccctgtttcgactaatgcaatcaactcgccgtgcacaaacagaagatcaaatagaacaagttgtcctacaactttacgctgtgcacgccacacgaaagaagatgcAGACCATGCTgggagtacgagtcgagggcaaactcgccagaactcgcagattaggtcgcccaagtgggacaggccctttaaatgctGTCCTTGAATCTAGACAGAAAATACAAATTAACCAAACCATTTCTAAATAAAACACGACTACAAGTTTACATTTTGAGCACTCGCACACCTGCCGATAACCAACCCCTCACCAAAAATTAATCAGATTATAGCACAAGCATATTTATCTCAAAACATTGAAGAGATACCACGAGGACTGTGAATTACATTTCAAACTGAAAAAACGGCTGTTGCATCAACTTAGAAAATGGAGCATATAGTCATACCTTTTTAAAGACTTTGTCTACGGCAATTGTGATGTTTTTCAGATCTTCAACTTTACAGTCACTGACATTTTTACAGCAGCTAGTTGGAATTCCATTTTTTTTGAAGTACACAGTGTCAATCCAACTAGTGTAGTTTTGATCACCACAACAATGCAACTGGAAAACAAATAGTCCATGTGTTAAATCTATGGGCACTCGTGTCTTTTTATCGGACATGTCGAACAGCCCTTATTttaggcatacactggccctatcccccatCCTTTTCTCCACTATATATCTGATTGCATCTGGGCTGCCTCCTGTACATGTGCAGATATTAAGGACTTTATTAACTTcaacactaacttccaccctgccctcaaattcacgtgGACTATCTCAGgcacttctctcccctttcttgatctctccatcacaggagacagaataTCGACGGGCATCAATTACGAACCTACCGGCTCCCAGTTATCtgcactacatttcttcccaccctgccttttGCACAGTTGTTATTCCCTACTTAATTCCTCAGTCCTCACTCCAAAGCTAAGATGTTCCATACTAGGCCATCTTAGATGTTCGcatagtcaaggaatatgggttcCACCCTTCTGGCATAGATGGGGCCCTCACATGTGTCTCCTGTAGTTCTGTTCTTGCTCTccacccccccagatggaacaaggacagagttcccctggtcctcacctctcATCCCACCAGCCTTTGCATCAAACATATTATCCTCCTACAGGaacacaccactaatcacatcttcccatctccacccctttccgccttctgcagggACCACTCCCTACgcgactccttggttcactcatcccatctgatcaaaattatttaaaagaaaAGTTCCAGGAATGACAGATTAGTATGTGACTGAAATCTAAAAAAggacgtcacggtggcgcagtggtagagttgctgccttacagcgttggaGACACTGGtctgatcccgattacgggtgctgtctatacggagtttgtacgttctccccgtgaccagtgtgggttttctccgagatcttcggtttcttcccacagtccaaagacgtacaggtatgtagtttaattgccttggtgcatgtgtaaaattgtccctagtgtgtgtaggttggtgttaatgtacggggatcgctggttggagcggactcggtgtgccgaagggcctgtttccgcactgtatctctaaactaaaaactataagCCACATTGCAAATCTGTAACCAAATACGGCTAGGATGGAATAATAATATTGTGCCGGGTACAAATTCAATAGTTATCTTGGATTCAAAGATGGAAACTTGATAAATATTTGTAGAAAATGAGCAGGGATGTAAGAAATAGAGATAATTAACTTATAGTTTATTAGACTAGCACTGACTCGAGATGGACACCAAACCTCCTTTGTGTCAAAATGAACTGATTAGTTAGTAAAATGTATTTCCATGTTACTTACATTTTGCTGGATGTAATCCACTGTGGAATctgttgtattgtatttatgtacagcatCTTGAAAGGTTTCCCTAAAAATGGTTTTAATCTAAAATACAAATGCACAAACAACTAAATTGCAAATAAAAGCTTTGCTAAAATTTAACACACAAGAACTTGGGAAACTTCAACACACAACAATTATAGTTTCCTTATTTCAAAATGCAAGGAATTAAAAACTGCAGTTGTATTTACAATAATTTGCTTGACAATTTTTCGTATTGGGCTAGTCAAGACAGTTTGGATCTACAGCGATCAAAACTGGTCTAACTAGCCACTCCTTCGAAGATCTGTAAAAAAGTACAAATGGACCCCTTCTCCCACTAGATTGTCAATTTTAATTGTGTTTAGGTACGATGATAGCCACAACAAAAAATCTTTCTGGTATTTCCAAATTCAGCTGCTGAAAAGTCTCTGATCTTTTGAATTTATTTGTTCTTTATCCTATACACAACCTTTCACTAAAACCAGAAAATACCAGAAACATTCAGGTGGTCCAGCAACATCCATGAAGAAAAAGACCTTGATCGAGAGAGCACTTCTGATATTATATTTTTGCTTTGCATTCCACTATGGagttttattttgcattgttacttTTCAGGTAAATCCTATTAGCTCTCAGTATTATGTGCAATTCCAAAGGAATTGAGGATGGTCTTCTGACAACAAAACCACAATGCCCGCTCAATGCATTTGAAAATGAAACAAACAAAGGATATATTATTTGATAAAAGGCAAATATGTCCTTACCTCATGCCGAAAGACAAATCCAGAAATTCCAGCTACTAGTTGTGCCAAGAACAGTAGCGACAGGATCATTGCATACtaggaaaataataaaaatttgcATATTTCACTTTACAGTGGAGGAAGACATGTCATTTAGAAAGTTTTTTGCTTTTTTAAAGGCCCATAAGGATGTCTGTCCAGGAGCTTGACACGAGGATTGAAAGATAAAACTAAAGAGCATGCATCTCAAAAACTGAATGGAATAATTTCAGAATGAAAAAAGTAACTAGATGGGTTTTAGAATCTCAGGTGGTTGCATGGAAGTGTTATTAGGGGGGTGGGGGTTATAGCTGGAGGGGCCATTTAAGGATATATTCCCTTCAGATTGCCAAAGGGAACATATCAGGTAattaaatctcattgaaactggtGAAATGACACAGGATGACCGCTGAATGCGGAGACTCATTGTGGTTCAATCAAGATCAAACAGATCACTATCCTTATTCTTGCTAGAAATGCAAGAATGCAGGGAAGAGTATGAAATATTGCTAACATATCTTCCTGATGTGCActgatttatatttataccaattgTGCTCAGACAGGTTTACAAACAATGACGAGACAGTACAGGAAGGAAATGACATCAAGACAATAACCTCTCCTTCAGTGTCAACAAGACAAAGCAGCTAATTATTGACTTTTAAAAAAGCATGGAAATGGttgagcttcaaattccttggtgCTAATAtcgaccaaccacattgatgcgccAGCCAACGCTGCTTCTTCCTGAGAGACCAAGAAAATTTGGCATGACTCCAGTGACTGACACtcccacagatgcaccacagaaagcatactgttgggttgcatcaccgcttggtttggtaacagctCTGCCAAacaccataagaaattgcagagttgtagctgCAGCTCAGTCcaccacagaccagacttcccgccatcgactccatctacacatcacgttgccttggagaaccagccaacataatcaaagacttctccaaccccggtcattcctcctccCTGCTCCCGCCCAGCAGGTGGATTTCTCAACCACAGAAATCTAGCGCAACGGAAGGCAATAATGTCAAGGCAAGAATATTTTTTGAAGAATGGGACATCCTGAAAATTACCGGgaacaaacaggaagtggtatcAAGGCAAGATCAGTGTAGTCATGATGGTGGAACAGGTTCAAGTGGCCACTTCTGTTCCTTATATTCTTTATGACAAAAAAGTTTGCACCTTATTGCTATTATACAGTGGTCAGAAACCAATCTTGGGAGAAGTACATGGACCGTTTGATTTCTATTCAAGAATGCACTTGCtttagagaaaagatttaattatTTCTGGATTCACAATAATGGGAGATGGTTTGGCCTTGGAAGGTAGTGTGAGCTCCATAGCTTGGTGCTTTCCTGCTATAACATCAATGGAAATTGTACAAGGAGAGATAAACTAGATTCAAAGGCCCGTATTctactaattttttttaaacccaatgCAGGTTTAACTCTGCAATTTAGACTCGATGGCGGGTTTAAATCCCTGATATTTAGACTGTCTAAGTTGTCTTTCTACTAATCGGCAAAGCTTAGACTGACCTTAGACTAGAGTCTAACTTGCCGAAGGTTTAAGCTCGCTACGGAGAGAAAAAATGGCCGACGAGCTGGAAGCACTGCAGAGAGCAGAACGATTTGATGAGATCGAAAGGATTGCCCTACAAGCTGGGAGACTGGAGAATCATGTCGCTGAATACgttaatccttttttttttaaagtacgacAATGACGCATTCTTGAAAAGGTATAGTTTCACAAAAGAAACAGCACCATTCATCATCAATGAGCTGACCTGTATTCTCTAGGCGAAGATCAGATGGTATACCAGTGAATGTGCAAGTGCTGACGCGCTCAGATTCTATGCTGTTGGTAAGTAGTGTTGTTTTGTTAAACGTGTAATTTAATGGGGTGATTGAACTTAGAATGTATTAAATATTCGTTCTTTTGAAAAAGTGATTATCGGAAGAGTTATTTAATTTGATAAAATTAACTCGAAGTCGACAGTCATCGCCATCACTCTGACGCTTCGCATCTTCGCCCTCTCcgtgcggcctaccagcgggactGGGCCTCCACTCGTTTGTTTCACGCTCTTCTTGTGAGAAGACCACTCTACCTTCGCTTGCAACTTCATTCTCTTCCATTGCTCACAAAGGTCATGAAGATCTCTGCGGCTGCCAAACCGCGACAGAAATTTCGAATAAATCGCATCCCATGCCTTGTTCTTTTCAATTGTTATCCGGAAATTGCACCTTTTTTTCTCGATAATTGTAATTTTATCTGCTAGTAAGGTCACGAGAAATTATTTCTCGCTGGCGTCCCAGTTTCCTTTCCGCTGTTTCTTTTTGTCAGCCATGTTGAAGTTGTCGTCTGCTCGAGCTTCTGCTATTGAATTGCACATGTGCAGTACAAGCAGACATCATCACCATGGCAACTAAAACGCAGTCTAACTTTAGACTCAGCTAAAACAACAGTCTAAAGTTAGACTCGCCTTAGACTTTAGTCTAACTAAACCTCACTACCAGAACACCAAATTTTTCTTAAACCGAGCATCGGGTTTAGTTAGACCGAGCGGCAGGTTTGAGGTGAGTTTAAGGAAAGTCTAACTTTGCAATTAGTAGAATACGGGCCAATGGGTTTAGAATGAGCCTAGACTAAATGGGAgccatattccaccattcacccgtctCCCCCAAAGGTGTGGAATATGATAAATAAGCCATGATCTTTAATTTAACAGTAAAGGAGACATGAAGGCATGCATAGCTAATTCTTGCAACCATAATTATGAACTTTGAGGTGTCTTACATAATCTTTTACTTGAAAACATGCATAATTATACCACACCCAAAGACAATTAGCCTTGACATATATTAACAGATTTAAAAGAGACTTACTAGTTTTAACATCCAAGTGCTACCTCGACATGTTGCAAAACATCCAAAGAAGCCAAATATGATGATGGCTGCACCTGTTCCAATGAGCACATAGGGAACATTTGTACTTTTTTCAGCTACTGAAGGCAGATAGTGTTCCAAGTTCACTTTgccccatacacccactgccaaAAGCACAGTACCTGCAAACTGCGAAAAGAGATAAAAGATGGGATAAAATACATATTGGTCAGAAATGCACTCAAGTTTGTTGCAACACTTCTGTTTAACTAAACATTTCTAAAAAGTATTTCTTAGAACTGTCGAATCACTAATATAGTTTTAAGTCAAATTACACTGTACGTTGACTACATTGTCAGAGATCATCATTGAAGCACAGAAAAAAACTTCCAATTCTGTAGATTCCCATACAACAATTAGATATTTccataactaaaaagacaaaccAGTTTTCAGCTATACAATCAGACaatagtgaacggcttggatagagtaggtgtggagaggatgtttccactggggggagagtctaagaccagaggtcatagcctcagagtaaaagggcaTATATTTATTTTGGAAGGATATGAGGAAtttattcagtcagagggtggtgaatctgtgccacagagggctggggaggcaaagtcaaaggatattttttatggcagatagatagattattgattagtatgggtgtcaggggttacggggagaaggcaggagaatggggttgagggagagatagatcagccgtgattgaatgccggggtagactcgatgggccaaatggcctaattctgctcctatcacctatgaacaaTCCAAAGTAGTCAGTAGTGAAGGAAATAATTATATTGTACTAGTATTTAAAAGTTCTACCATTCCACTGAATATAATACCTTTGCAAGTATTCAGGAGAGTGAAAAAATAGTAATGCCTGGAAACTTGAATTTATGGATCCAGAAATAGATTAATGTGGTCTCAAGTTTTCCCCCCAACCAATGGAGAACTGGGACAACATGCACCAGGGTTATTACATGCTTTAATGATCATACAGAAAGTTTGCAAATAGCTTCTGACCCATCTTACAATTTAAAGTAGAGTTTATAAATTCCAACGTAAAACAGGCAAAGCATTTTTAGGGAGAAATATGATGGACAGGTGAGGCTGTAGTGGAAATTAGATATTTAACTAAATTAATTAACCTAGTCAGCCCATCTGACACCTAATTAAATCAGCAGACCTAATCCTAATCAGCACCAGTCTGATGCAAACAGTGCACCAAATAGCCAAAACATCACAAAAAATTTCAACATTGAcccttattttatttttgtagtATAAATTGCACCCTTAAAGGGAATTTTAGGCACCTGTTGAAATTGGAACTCTTCCCAATTTTCCTGGAACCATAGCATTTTGAAAATGGAGCCATCTGGCCATTTAAAATCAatcgtcgtggctatccctcgaggtcaaggatgatggtctacgttctgttgttATTATGGACTCTCGGGTGGCTtacgagtccaatcctggctttgaaagttcttcaacattcaggacaggtaattccagatggcagataaggctttggttgttgctgcctctctttccgttttcttctcttttcttctaattctgcgcatctcttggcttcaaaagtcgctgttccttcttggatgatggttcgccagagtttcctgtccttggcattggtttcccaattgtcttagcttaaggcgtctttgaatctcttcttttgtcccccctcttttccgtttgccttctttaagctgggagtaggtttgctttggtagatgctcgtcttccatccgaacaacatgaccgacccatcttagttgattcttgatgacgaaggcttTGATGCTAGATGTTTTCGCTTCATTCAGCATGCTGACGTTGGTCCTTCTGACTTCCcaactgatatttaagctgctaCGAAGATAtcgttgatggaacttttcaagtgttttcagatggcgtTGGATTGGGAGCAACAGAAAATAccaaaaaaggcaatacggggagaaaatatgaggtatGAAAGTAAGCCAGCCAAGAAAATAAGGGAGGATATAAAAGCTTCTTtatatatgtgaagaggaaaaaattagttaagaccaaagttggacccttgaagacagaaacaggtgaagttATTatgggggaacaaggaaatggcagatgacttgaacaggtactttggatgcgtcttcactaaggaagacacaaacaatctcccagatgtactagtggccagaggacctagggtgacagaGGTGAAAGAGTTAATCGCTATTATATCATTTGCTGCCATATTTAACCCTTTCTGTAATTAAAGAGCTAATTGCTATTGCATTGCTTGCTGGGATGCTTGACCGAATTTTTGTGGCTTTGCTTTTGGTTTTTTTAGACAGGTTTTCTGGTTGAAGAGTCTAATCAGATAAGAGTCCCAGCTAGGGGGACAAACTGATAACAGGACAAGACACAAGCTAGCACAGAAAAAACAGCTCATTGTTAGGACTGAACTATTGCATCTTGGGACTATGgctaatgtctttggaatgcttgGTTTTAAGCAAAAGGTGAAAAACACTTCTATGGTGTCGGCCTCTGCAATGGCTGCTTCCATCTCTTTTTCT includes the following:
- the LOC129702147 gene encoding tetraspanin-7-like: MAASSARRLQTKPVITCFKTFLIVFSFIFWFAGTVLLAVGVWGKVNLEHYLPSVAEKSTNVPYVLIGTGAAIIIFGFFGCFATCRGSTWMLKLYAMILSLLFLAQLVAGISGFVFRHEIKTIFRETFQDAVHKYNTTDSTVDYIQQNLHCCGDQNYTSWIDTVYFKKNGIPTSCCKNVSDCKVEDLKNITIAVDKVFKKGCIQLFVNLMETNVGIIAGIAFGIGFFQLIGIMLACCLSRYITNNQYEMV